A window of Dehalococcoidia bacterium genomic DNA:
CCGCTTCCCCTGAGCTAGAGCCGCAAGCGCCGTTTCCTGGACACACGCGCGGCCCGACCAAGCCGGACGGCGGCGTCCTTGCCCCGGCCCGGTCGTTCGGGTAACATGATTTAAGCCCCCATTCAATCAGGAGCATTCACGCATGAAGGAATACAGGACAGAGGATATCCGCAACATCGCCCTCGTCGGCCATGGAGGAACCGGCAAGACTTCTTTCGCCGAGGCGGCTCTGTTCGTCAGCGGCGCCATCAGCCGGATCGGCCGCGTTGAAGACGGCACCACCACCTCCGATTACGACCCCGACGAAGCGAAGCGCAAGATAAGCATCAACCTGTCCCTTCTTCCCTGCGAGTGGAAAGGCAAGAAGCTGAACCTCATCGACACGCCGGGGTACGCCGACTTCGTGGGCGAGGTGAAGGCCGGTCTCCGCGCCGCCGACGCCGCCCTGCTTGTCGTCGACGCCTCTTCGGGAGTGGAGGTGGGCACCGAGATGTCGTGGTCCTACATCGACGAACGCGACCTGCCCCGCCTCATCCTCGTGAACCGCATGGACCGGGAGAACGCCGACTTCTTCCAGGCGCTAAACCAGATACAATCTTTCTTCGGCAAGCAATGCGTCCCTCTCCAGCTCCCTATCGGCAGGCAAAGCTCATTCGAGGGCGTCGTCGATCTCCTGACAAGGAAGAGCTACAGCGGCGAGAAGGCGGCAGAGGCAGCCGCGCCCGACTCCCTTGCCGGCGAGGTCGAGAAATATCGCGAGCAGCTCGTGGAAGCGATCGCAGAGGCGGACGATGAGCTTCTCAACAAGTACCTCGAGGGCGAGGAGCTGAGCGAAGAGGAGCTATCGCGAGGGCTGCGGGCGGGCGTGATCAAGAAGACCATCGTTCCGGTGCTCGTCGGCGCTTCCTTGAAGAACATCGGCACTCAGCGCGTTCTCGAAGCCGCCGTCGAATACCTGCCGTCGCCTGTCGATGCCGGGACCATCGTCGCAAAGAACGCCGGTTCGGGCGAGCAACAGGAGCTTGAGGCGGACGCCGCCGGCCCGCTGGCCGCGCTCGTCTTCAAGACCACAGCCGACCCCTACGTGGGCAAGTTGACGTACCTGCGCGTTTACTCCGGCACCCTCAAGGCCGATTCGCAGGCCTGGAACGCGAACAAGAGCACCGCCGAACGCATCGCGCAGTTGTTCACAGTGCGCGGCAAGAACCAGGAGCCGACGCCCCAGTTGACGGCCGGTGATATCGGCGCGCTCTCCAAGCTCGGCGAGACCTCGACCAATGACACCCTCTGCAACCGCGAGCTGCCCCTCATACTGCCGCCGATCGGGTTCCCGCCGCCCGCATTTAGCGCCGCCGTCTACCCACGGACGAAGGCCGACCTCGACAAGATGGGGAGCGCGCTCGCGCGCATCGTCGAGGAGGACCCGACGTTGCACGTACACCGCGACCAGAGCACGGGCGAGACGGTGCTTTCCGGCCTGGGGGAGCCCCACCTGGATGTCGCCGTCGAGAAGGTGCAGCGCAAGTTCGGCGTGGGCCTGGAGCTGACAACGCCCAAAGTGCCGTACAGGGAGACGATCACGACCACCAGCAGCTCGGAGTACACGCACAAGAAGCAGACCGGCGGGCACGGACAGTACGCGCGCGTCGCCATAAGGCTGGAGCCGCTGCCGCGGGGCAGCGGCTTCGAGTTCGCCGACGCCATCGTGGGCGGCGTCGTGCCCAAGACCTACATTCCGGCGGTGGAGAAGGGCGTGACCGAGGCGATGAACGAAGGCGTCCTCGCCCATTACCCCCTCGTAGATACGAAAGTCACGCTTTACGACGGCAAGGACCACCCGGTCGATTCGTCGGAGATGGCGTTCAAGATCGCGGGCGCCATGGCCCTCAAGCAGGGGGCGTTGCAGGCCCGGCCCATCCTTATCGAGCCGATAATGAATCTGCGGGTGGTGGTGCCGGAAGCGAACACCGGTGACGTGATGGGCGACCTCAACAGCAAGCGGGCGAAGGTGCTGGGCATAACACCTGAGGACGGCAGCAGCGTCATTGACGCGCAGGTGCCGCTCGCCGAGGTGCAGCGCTATGCCACCGATCTCCGCTCGATCACGCAGGGGCGCGGGCGCTACAGCCTGGAGTTCAGCCACTACGAGGAAGTGCCGGCGCACCTGGCGCAGAAGATCATCGAGAAGGCGAAGGAAGAAGCCAAGTCCTCCTGAACTGAAAAGGGCAACGAAAAAGGCCGGAGCGCGCGCTCCGGCCTTCTGCTCTCGAGCGCTACCCGCTGCCCCCCTCGCCCGCTCCCGCTTGCTCGTCGGGCCGGTTCGGCATCGACTTCTCCCAGAGCGACTTGTAGTCCTCGCCCGTCACGGCGCGCAACACCTCTTCCCTCTCCAGGCTCAGCAGCTCCTGCCAGGCGGCCTCGCACTGCCGCACGGCGTCGGGCGCCGCCGCGTTCACGAAGCGGCCGACGATGCGCTCCCAGACGCCCAGCCGCTCCAGGCTGGCGACGTACTTCGGCCAGGGGATGATCGTTATGCTCTCGGGACGCGGGAGCCGGGGGCGGAGCTGCCTCAGGCTGCGCAGCCGCTCGTCCGGGGTCGATACCATGGGCACCACCTTCACCATCGGCCCGTCGACGGCGCTGCTGCGGCCATCGATGAGGAGGGTCTTCCGCAGGAGTGGAAAGTAGAGGGCGACTACGTCGGCGCTCTCAACGACGTTCATTACCTCGTTCAGGTCGAGCCGAAAATCGAAGTCCATCAGGGGACACCCCTGTAACCCCGGCGCATTCCCCTTCGGGAGCGCCTTAATCGTAGCTACCGTCTTTTCGTCGCTCGATGCGGTGCCCTCTCGCCACGCGATTCTTCCCACCCGCCCACCCAGTGGCGTTGTATTGGAATCTGGGGGACACCCCCAGACCCCCGGCAGAGGGGGCGCACCCCCTTTGCACACTCCCGAAACCTAGCGCCCCTCCCCGTGCTTATCCGCGTCCACGATGCGGAAAAACCGGCGCTTGCCCACCCGGATTACGGCGCCTTCCCTGATCATGGCAACGAAGTCGGTGCACGGCCTGCCATCAATCTCGACCGCTCCCTGCCGAATGAGCCGGCGCGCTTCGCCCTTGCTGGAAGCCGCACCCTTCAACACCAGCAGGTGAGGCAGAGCCACTCTGTGCTCATACTGCGTCAGGTCACGTCCCCAGCCCACGCTCATGGGGAATGTCTCGGCGCGTTCCTCATCTGACTGCAACGGCAAGCCTCGAGCCAAAGCCGGATTGTCCGCGATCTCGTCCTGAAGACGAAGCGCCGCAGCCCTCAGTTGCTCCCACTCCTCACGCGTGAAAGTCCACTCGTCCGCCTCTTCTGGGAGCGCTTTTTCTTGGTAGATAGCCTGGAACCGCGCCTCTGCCTCCTGCGCCGGCTGCGGGCCGTGGAGCTCTGTGACGATCTCGCGGGCGAGGCGCTTCTTTATCTCCATCGGGTTCACCGACCGCTCCGCAAGCTGCCGCCGCATCTCCTCGATCTCCTCCGCCGGCACCTCCGTCACCAGCGTAAAGTAATCGAGCATTGCGTGATCGGGCAGCGACATCACCTTGCCGTACATTTCCGCCGGCGGGTCGTTCACCGCGATGTAGTTCCCCTGGCTCTTGGACATCCGCATGTAGCCGTCCGTCCCCACCAGTATCGGCATGCAGACGGCGATCTGCGGCCGCTGCCCGTAGGCCCGTTGCAGCGTGCGACCCGCCATCAGGTTGAAGAGCTGTTCCGTCGCGCCGATCTGCGCGTCCGTCTCCAGGGCGACGGCGTCATACGCCTGCATGAAGGCGTAGAAGAACTCGTGCACGTAGATGGGGTCGCCCCGCTCGCGCCGGCGAGCGAAGTTGTCGCGCTGGAGGAACTGCCCCACCGTGAAGTTGGCCGCGATTTCGATAAGCTCCTTGAGGGTCAGCTTGCTCAGCCACTCGGCGTTGTTGCGGACGACCGTCCGCTCGGGGTCGAGCACCTTGAACGCCTGCTCGGCGTAGGTGCGGCCGTTGGCTTCGATCTCGTCCAGCGTCAGCATCGGGCGGGCGCTGTCCTTATCGCTGGGGTCGCCCACAAGCGCGGTATAGCCGCCGATGACGAGCACCGCCTCGTGTCCGAGTTGCTGGAACTGGCGCAGCTTGCGCATGGGGACGGTATGGCCGAGGGTAAGGTCGGGCGCCGTGGGATCGATGCCGAGATAGACGCGCAGCGGGCGGCCCTCAGCCAGCCGCTCGCGCAGCTCGTCCTCCATCGCTCGGCGCACGCCTTCGTCGCCGTACTCGACGCCCCTCATGAGGAGCCGCAGTTGCTCTTCCGCGGGCAGCATCTTCATGCCTTACCTATCGATGCGACGCCAGATAGCCCCTGGCGTCCGCCACGTCCCGCCGGATCTGCTCGGCGAGCTCGTCAACGCTTGCGAACCGCACCTCGCCGCGCAACCGCTTCAGCACGTCGATGCGGACTTCCGCGCCGTAGAGATCGCCATCGAAGTCCATTATATAGACTTCCACCGTTCGCTCACCGTTGTCAAATGTCGGGCGGCGTCCGATGTTCGTAACGGAGTCGTAGGTCGCGGCGCCGATATGGGCGCGGGTGACGTAGACGCCGAACGGCGGCAGCGCCATCCCCGAACCGACGCCGATGTTGGCGGTAGGGAAGCCCATCACTTTCCCGCGTTCTACGCCGTGCACCACGGGCCCGTGCAGCGAGAACGGCCGCCCGAGGAGATGGGCCACGGTCTCCAGGTCGCCCTCCTGCAACGCGACCCGCACCGTCGAAGAGCTTATCACCTGCCCCTTCTCGACGAACGGCCCCACCTTCTCCAGCTCGAAGTTCATCTCTGAGGCGAGTTGCGACAGGAGTGCAGGGCCGCCCTCGCGGCCGCGTCCGAGCGCGAAATCGGGGCCGATGAGCAGAAAGCGCATCCGCAGCTTCTCCACAAGCAACGTTACGAATTCGCGGGCGGAAAACCGCGCCAGATCGAGCGTGAACGTAAGCGGGACGACGAAATCGACGCCGCTCGCGCGCAGCAGTTCCACGCGTTCCTCGATCGTCGTCAGGTAGACGATGGGCGTGCTCGGATTGAGGACAAGAGCGGGGTGAGGGTGAAGGGTGATGACGCCGCTGGCGAAGCCGCGCTCGGCGGCGCGCCGCTTGAGCGTATTCAACACGTGCAGGTGGCCGCGGTGCACGCCGTCGAAGACGCCGACGGTGAGGGCGGTCTCGCGCTCCACCCTGACGGCGCTCAGCTCTTCGACGGGCGAAACGCTCTCGCTCATCCTTCTCGACGTCTCTCCTCGACGGCGGCGAGCGCCGCCCGCAGATTGGCCTCCGGCGTATCAGGGGGAACCGAGCACCCCGCTGTAAGGAAGAAACGCCGGCCGCCCGTCTCCGCCAGCGCCTGCCGCGCCTCCGCTTCGACGGCCTCCGGCGTTCCAGCGACGGCCGTATCCACCGCGACGCCGCCCATCACCGCCTTCTCGGTTGTTGCAAGCACGTCGCCGAGCCGGGGGTTCCCCGTGAGCCCGACAGCCCAATTGACGGCGTGCGCAGGGTAGTCAAGTAGCGACTCGATCATGCTGTTGCGCCGGCAAACGTGCAGGACGTTGAACTGCGCGTTCGCAAGGGCGCCGAGCACCTGAAGGTCGTACGGGCGCCCGAACGCCGCATATTGCTCCTCGCTGGCGCTGTCGTACGTAGCCCAGTCCACCGTGGCGAAGAAGATGCCGGCGGCTCCCGCCTCCACGCAGGCAGCGGCGTAGGCGGCGAGCGTCTGCGCGACCGCGGAAAGCGCCCGGTGTAGCGACTCCGCGTTTTCCCGCATCTGACGCCGCACGAAGGCGAGGTCGCCGTTGGCGAGCCGTCCGATGACGGTCAGGGGCGAAAACACGGTCTGGATGAACGGCGCCTCGTCGCCCAGGCCCCGTTTTATCAGCCGCAGCGCCTCGATTTGCTCGCCGAACGGGCCCGCGCTCCCATCGAGGGATTTGACGGCGTCGAGATCGGAGCCGTTTTTCAGCACGTAGTCAACGTTCACGGGGCCGCGGGTTGCCTCGCCGGAGGGCCGGTAGCGGTTGCCCCAGGCCTCGGCGTAGTAGGTGGCGCGCGGGTTCACCTTGACGAAGTCCCACCCGAACGCGCGGTAACGCTCCAGAGTCGCCTCCGCCAGCCCCTGCGCCGTCCACTCGCGGGCGTAGTCGTGCCCCCAGAAGCTGACAGGCGGACGGTCGACCTCGCGGCCGGCGAGGGCGGCCCTCACCCTCTCCCAGCGGGTCATTGCCATCGTAAGCGGCCTCTAGCGCAAGTTGTCCAAACGGCGGGTCGAGATTCGGCGCGGGAAAAGAAAGAGGGGTTTCTTTCCCCTCCGTTGCGCCCTTCTGGCTAACGGATACTAGCATAGGGGCTATGAGGGGTCAAGAACGGCCCCTCGCTGGCCGCTGCCCGCGCGCGCGGCGCTCGGCTGTCCGGCGGACGCGAACGCGGGCACAGTTTCGGAGCACGCCTCTGTCGCCGATAATGACTCTGACATCATCGTCCGGGAAAGAGACGCAACTTGACGGCTCGAACCTTTTCCATCGCGGCGGGCAGGCTAATTGCGGCGTGGCTTCCGGCCGCCCTCTGGATGGGACTCATCTTCTCGCTCTCCGCGCAGGAGCGGCCGCCCGGCGCCTCTCAGCCAGCCGCCGTCAACGTCTTCGGCCACTTCGCGGAATTCGCCTTTCTCACCGCCCTCATGACCTGGGGGCAGCTCTTCAGCGGCTTGCGGAAGAAGCGGGTCCCCATCGCGCTGACGCTCGCCCTCCTGGGCGCCGTCCTGTACGCCGCCTCCGACGAGTACCACCAGGGGTTCGTGGCCGGCCGCGACGCTTCCCTCAGCGACTTCGCAATCGACGCGCTGGGAGCGGCGGCCGCCGCGCTCCTCATCTGGCTCTGGGCGCGGGGTCTTCTACCGCGACGAGCACGATATCGCCGAACAATTCCTCCTGTTCGGCGGCAAGGCGGAGCGCCTTAATCAGCTCAAGCACGGCGAGGAAGGAAACGATCACCTCGATCCGCGAGCGGCAAACGGAAATGAAGCTGCGAAAGCTCAGCTTCCCCACCGACCGCAACCGCGACTCGATTTCCTCGATCTTCTGCCGCACCGTCACGCGCTCGCGCTCGACTGCCGGCGGCGCCGCCGGCTGGCGACGCAGCGCCTCCTGAAAAAGCTCGACCAGCCGGTCGAGGGTCACTTTCTTCAGGCCCGTGGGCAGCGGGACGTCCGGCGGCGGAGCGACGCGCGGGTAGGCGCGCAGCCCTTCGTCTTCGATTGCCCGCAGCGCTCCCGCCACCTCCTTAAAGCGACGGTATTCCTGCAGCATCTCCGTCAGCTCGCGGCCCGCTTCTTCCAGCGAGGGCTCTTCTTCCTCCGCCGCCTCCTGTCGCGGGAGCAGCGCTCTCGATTTGAGATAGATCAGCTTCGCGCCGATCGCCACGAAGTCGGCCAGGGCGTCGAGGCTTATCGCCTCCATCGATTGCAGGTGCGCGAGGTACTGGTCGGCCACCTGCACGAGAGAGACGGCGGTGATGTCGAGCTCTTCCTTCTCGATCAGGTGCAGGAGAAGGTCGAGCGGGCCCTCGAAGACGGGCAGCTTCAACTCAAACACGGCCCCTAACCCCGCTTCTTAACGCACTGAATGCCGGTGGCGTGAGACGTTGCAACGCTTCCGAGGGCTAGAACCTCGGGTGAGCGAAGGCGATGTCGGATGCAGGCTGCAGGACTCATCCCGCAGAGCGTCAAGACCTTCAACGCCCGGCGTCCCGTGTCCCGATTCCTCGTTGCGTCTTCCCCTATCTCGCGACCTCCGCCGTCGGGCCGCCGCTCCTGACGAAGGGGCGTCCCACCGCCTCGGCCACCGACGACACCTTGTGCATCAGTTTCCGGAAGTTGTCGAAGTTCAGGCTCTGCGCCCCGTCCGACAGCGCCCGGTCCGGATTGGGGTGTATCTCCACCATCAGGCCGTCGGCGCCGGCGGCCACCGACGCCATGGACATCGGCTCCACCAGGTACCAGCGCCCCGTCCCATGACTCGGGTCGGCGACGACCGGCAGGTGGCTCAGCCGCTTCGCGAGCGGAATAGCGCTCACATCGAGCGTGAAGCGCGTCCCCGTCTCGAAGGTGCGGATGCCGCGCTCGCACAGGATCACCTGGCTGTTGCCGCGCGCAAGAATGTACTCGGCGCAAAGAAGCCAATCTTCCACCGACGACGCCATCCCCCGCTTGAGGAGCACCGGCTTGCCGCACTTTCCCACCTCGTCGAGCAGAAAGTAGTTCTGGGCGTTGCGCGTGCCGATCTGCAGTATGTCGGCGTAGCCGGCGATGAGATCGACGTCGCGGGGGTCCATGACCTCCGTCACGATGGGAAGGCCCGTCTCCGCTCGCGCGGCGGCGAGCATCCTCAGGCCCGCTTCCCCCAGGCCGCGGAATGCGTGCGGGCTGGTGCGCGGCTTGAACGCGCCCCCCCGCAGGATGTGGCCGCCGCATTCCTTGACCAGGCGCGCCGTCGCCATGGTCTGCTCCTCGTTCTCCACCGAGCACTGGCCGGCCATAATCACCGTTGCGCCGCCGCCAATCGCCACGTCGCCCACATGGACGACGGTGTCTTCGGGCTTGAGCTCGCGGCTGGCCAGCTTGTAGGGCCGCGTTATGGGGACCGTCTCTTCCACGCCAGGCAGCGCCTCGAGCTCTTCGCCCAGCTCGGGGTAGATGTGGCCGAGGACGCCGATAACCGTGCGCTCGACGCCCACGCTCAGGTGAGAGCCGAGTCCTTTTTCCTTGAGGTAGACGAGCACCTCATCAAGATCCTTTTGGGTATGGTCTTTCTTCATTACGACCATCATCACGAAATGCCTCCCAGACGAAATCAGCGGGAATTGTATTCGATGTCGGGCCGGAGCGCGGCCGCCCCCTTCAGGTACACGTGAACGATCTCATCGGACCGCTTCTCCGTGTTCACGAGAAGGAGGATACGCAGACAGGAGGGAAGGCTGCCGGGTACCGCCATCTCGTGGCCGCAGAGAAGGGCCACGCTGGTGAAACCCATCTCGCGGGCAGCCCTGGCGGGGAAGTCTGCGTTCAGATCGGGGGTTGTGCTGAAGAAGATGCACGCTACATCTTCGGGCTGGACGGCGTTCGCATTGATCACCGCCGTCAGGAGCTCGCGGCTGGCTGCCAGAATGTCCCGACTCGTATTGCTATCTACGGTGATAGCGCCCCGGATGCCTCTGCAGCGCACTCCGCAATCAGCCCTCAACCCATCCGAGCCGAGCCTCTCGCCGCGCGGGGGCCGGCCGGACGTCAGCGAAAGACGCCGGCCCGGGAGCCATACGGACGGCCATGACGAAGAGGGCGGCTGGCCCGTCCCGTCACGACGCCTGAGCGTGGCTCTCTCATGGCCGGTGAACACCTCCCAGTCTTCTTCAACACAGAATGATTGCTAATAGTAACCGAAAACGGGCCCGCTGTCGATAGCGTTTTCGCGCGGCGACCCTACGATTTCCGGCGGGCGCGGCAGTGATCGACGCGGCAGCCGAATAGGGTCGATTCAAAATGAGATTGCGCGTTGACCTTTTTCGTGGTTGCGCGTTCTTAATTTGCAATGTATCATGCGCCTAACTACGTTCCGTTTCGCCTTAGTTGGATCGCGCGGGGCTGGTGCGCGCGCCCGCAGGGAGGTGACCGATGAGACGACCCATTACTCGTTCCCCCAGGTTCACGTTGCTCGCGGCAGCCGCCGTCGTACTGGCTGTGGCCGTCGCCATGATCAGCTTCGCGCTGATGCAGGGCGGCGGCGAGGAAGCGTCCGCCCACTATTACGACTTCGATGGGGATACCCTCACCGACCTCCACATGGAGATCGATATGGACGTCACCAACGGCAGCGGCCCCTGCGACCCTGCGGCCACCGACAACGTCGGCCCGCAGCGACAGCTGGGTGTGGAGTACGAGGTGGCCGTCTGCGTGCACGGTCTGTACCTCGGCTTTCCGCCGGGGACAGTCGCCTTCGACGTGCTGTACGACGACACGCTCAACCTGGCGCCGGAGGTGGCGAATGTCGGAACCGGCCTCGACGACAACCCCGACGCCAACGCAGGCGCAACCACGTTCAACGGCGAAGGGCACGACCTGGGCGACGGCTGGGACTGCTCGTCCGGCGGTCTCGCTTTCCCCATGGGTGACAAGAACCCGGCCACCGGACCGGGCAACGGCCGCGCCTTCCTGTCCTGCTCGAGCCTCACGGGGCCTTTCCGTCTCGGCGATGACGAGGACTGGGGCACTCTGGCCGTAATCACCTTCATTCCCCTTGAAAACGGGACGGACACCCTCCAGATTAGCTGGGGGACGCTTGGCTACACCGACGCCTCGGAGATGGGGACCTGCAACCCGGACGTCCTGTTCCCGATGGTCTGCCTCGACGGCACCGACATCAAGGGCGAGCCGCCCACCGAAACGCCCACGCAGCCGGGCCCGACGAACACGCCTACGGAAACGGCCACACCGACCGAAACGCCACTTCCCACTGACACGCCCACCGTCACCAACACACCCACCGAAACGGCCACACCCACGGAGACCAGCACGCCTACAGTCACCAGTACACCCACCGAAACGCCCACTCCCACCAACACGCCCACCGAGACGCCCACTCCTCCGCCGCGCGCCTACATAGACAAGGACATCACTAACGGCGAAGGCCCCTGCGACCCCGACGCAATCGACGACGAGACGACGGAGTTCGTGGGCGACACCCACACCCTCGCCGTCTGCGTAGCCGACGTCTACGAGCCTGTCACCCGGTTCCGCGTGCTGGTCTCGTACGACGGCGAGTTGGACGAGTGCCTCGACGAGGAATGCGGCGTTGAGGACGAATGCCTCGATGACATGCCCGACGCCAACGCCGGATCGACAACCTTCGGCACCAGCCTCGGCGATGGTTGGGACTGCAACATCGAGATGGAGCCGTACTGCGGGGCGGAAGGCTCCGCCGGTGAAGCCGAAATCTGGTGCTGGGTCCTCGAAGGCACCGCCAATATCGGCGACATCACCAACTACGGCGCTCTCGCCACTATCGACTTCGAGGTCCTTGCCCCCGGCGCCGACCAGGTCGACATCACACTGCTGGAGATATGGGGCGAAGAGGGGGTCATCGGGTACTGCCCCGGCCTGGATGGCCTCCCGAGCGGCGCGCCGGCCGCCCGGACCGGCCCGGGCGGCGTCGTGATGGACTGCCAGGGCGCGACGGACGAGAAGGTCCCGCCGACGACGCCCACGCCGTTCAGGCGCAAGACGGCGACGCCGACGCCTGAGCCCACGGACACGCCCGTCCCGCCGACGAGCACGCCCGCGCCCACGCTGCCGCCGCCGCCTCCGCCGACATCGACCGCGACGCCCACAGGCGGCGCCGGCCCGATCGTCGCTCCGCCTACGGGCAGCGGCCCGTCCGGAGGCTTTGACTGGACGCTCGCCGCCCTGCTGACGGCGGGCGCGGCGGGCGCCCTGGCTGCGGCCGGAGGCGTGTACCTGCGCCACGCCGGGCGCTGGCGCCGGGTCCGCTAAGCGATAACAGAAAAGACGAGGGCGGCGATTCCTTCGCCGCCCTCCCCACAAACGGCCCCGCCGGCGGCGGGGCCCGCCGGAAAGCGGATCGACCGCACGCCGGCTAATCGGAACAGGACGCCGGACTTTTCTTCGCGCATCGGTTGACATAGCGGAAGCTGATGCGTTACAAGTACGTCGTTGGTCGGCATCCGGGCTGCGCGAGCGGCCCAACCCTCGCAATCGCAAGCATCGCGCGCAGGGCGCGCACATTTCGGCGGGGTACTCATATGCAAATGAGCCAGAGAGGAAGGGAACCATGAAACGCTGGCGAATAATCTCTCTAGCCATCGTCGCAATCGCTTTGCTGGCCGGGCTGTTGCTCCTCGCCCGGCCCTGGGGAAGCGAGCAGGCCGCTGCTCAAGAGCCGGTACCCATCGTAGTCTCCCTCGACATGGAGACATCCGACGGCCCCTGCACCGACATCGATGCGACGGCGTTCCATGATCCGGGCACAATCTACGACATCGGCCTCTGCGTGTCGGGCCTTTACGCTGCGGCCGGCGGGTTTACCGGGACAGGGATAGGCACGCTCGCCTTCGATGTCCTCTACGACGACCTATTGAACGTGGCGCCCGAGGTGGCGAACAGCGGGAACGGGCTCGACGACA
This region includes:
- the aroH gene encoding chorismate mutase, producing the protein MRCRGIRGAITVDSNTSRDILAASRELLTAVINANAVQPEDVACIFFSTTPDLNADFPARAAREMGFTSVALLCGHEMAVPGSLPSCLRILLLVNTEKRSDEIVHVYLKGAAALRPDIEYNSR
- a CDS encoding VanZ family protein translates to MTARTFSIAAGRLIAAWLPAALWMGLIFSLSAQERPPGASQPAAVNVFGHFAEFAFLTALMTWGQLFSGLRKKRVPIALTLALLGAVLYAASDEYHQGFVAGRDASLSDFAIDALGAAAAALLIWLWARGLLPRRARYRRTIPPVRRQGGAP
- a CDS encoding segregation/condensation protein A, encoding MFELKLPVFEGPLDLLLHLIEKEELDITAVSLVQVADQYLAHLQSMEAISLDALADFVAIGAKLIYLKSRALLPRQEAAEEEEPSLEEAGRELTEMLQEYRRFKEVAGALRAIEDEGLRAYPRVAPPPDVPLPTGLKKVTLDRLVELFQEALRRQPAAPPAVERERVTVRQKIEEIESRLRSVGKLSFRSFISVCRSRIEVIVSFLAVLELIKALRLAAEQEELFGDIVLVAVEDPAPRAR
- a CDS encoding uroporphyrinogen decarboxylase family protein, translating into MAMTRWERVRAALAGREVDRPPVSFWGHDYAREWTAQGLAEATLERYRAFGWDFVKVNPRATYYAEAWGNRYRPSGEATRGPVNVDYVLKNGSDLDAVKSLDGSAGPFGEQIEALRLIKRGLGDEAPFIQTVFSPLTVIGRLANGDLAFVRRQMRENAESLHRALSAVAQTLAAYAAACVEAGAAGIFFATVDWATYDSASEEQYAAFGRPYDLQVLGALANAQFNVLHVCRRNSMIESLLDYPAHAVNWAVGLTGNPRLGDVLATTEKAVMGGVAVDTAVAGTPEAVEAEARQALAETGGRRFFLTAGCSVPPDTPEANLRAALAAVEERRREG
- the aroF gene encoding 3-deoxy-7-phosphoheptulonate synthase, translated to MMVVMKKDHTQKDLDEVLVYLKEKGLGSHLSVGVERTVIGVLGHIYPELGEELEALPGVEETVPITRPYKLASRELKPEDTVVHVGDVAIGGGATVIMAGQCSVENEEQTMATARLVKECGGHILRGGAFKPRTSPHAFRGLGEAGLRMLAAARAETGLPIVTEVMDPRDVDLIAGYADILQIGTRNAQNYFLLDEVGKCGKPVLLKRGMASSVEDWLLCAEYILARGNSQVILCERGIRTFETGTRFTLDVSAIPLAKRLSHLPVVADPSHGTGRWYLVEPMSMASVAAGADGLMVEIHPNPDRALSDGAQSLNFDNFRKLMHKVSSVAEAVGRPFVRSGGPTAEVAR
- the fusA gene encoding elongation factor G; amino-acid sequence: MKEYRTEDIRNIALVGHGGTGKTSFAEAALFVSGAISRIGRVEDGTTTSDYDPDEAKRKISINLSLLPCEWKGKKLNLIDTPGYADFVGEVKAGLRAADAALLVVDASSGVEVGTEMSWSYIDERDLPRLILVNRMDRENADFFQALNQIQSFFGKQCVPLQLPIGRQSSFEGVVDLLTRKSYSGEKAAEAAAPDSLAGEVEKYREQLVEAIAEADDELLNKYLEGEELSEEELSRGLRAGVIKKTIVPVLVGASLKNIGTQRVLEAAVEYLPSPVDAGTIVAKNAGSGEQQELEADAAGPLAALVFKTTADPYVGKLTYLRVYSGTLKADSQAWNANKSTAERIAQLFTVRGKNQEPTPQLTAGDIGALSKLGETSTNDTLCNRELPLILPPIGFPPPAFSAAVYPRTKADLDKMGSALARIVEEDPTLHVHRDQSTGETVLSGLGEPHLDVAVEKVQRKFGVGLELTTPKVPYRETITTTSSSEYTHKKQTGGHGQYARVAIRLEPLPRGSGFEFADAIVGGVVPKTYIPAVEKGVTEAMNEGVLAHYPLVDTKVTLYDGKDHPVDSSEMAFKIAGAMALKQGALQARPILIEPIMNLRVVVPEANTGDVMGDLNSKRAKVLGITPEDGSSVIDAQVPLAEVQRYATDLRSITQGRGRYSLEFSHYEEVPAHLAQKIIEKAKEEAKSS
- the tyrS gene encoding tyrosine--tRNA ligase, producing the protein MKMLPAEEQLRLLMRGVEYGDEGVRRAMEDELRERLAEGRPLRVYLGIDPTAPDLTLGHTVPMRKLRQFQQLGHEAVLVIGGYTALVGDPSDKDSARPMLTLDEIEANGRTYAEQAFKVLDPERTVVRNNAEWLSKLTLKELIEIAANFTVGQFLQRDNFARRRERGDPIYVHEFFYAFMQAYDAVALETDAQIGATEQLFNLMAGRTLQRAYGQRPQIAVCMPILVGTDGYMRMSKSQGNYIAVNDPPAEMYGKVMSLPDHAMLDYFTLVTEVPAEEIEEMRRQLAERSVNPMEIKKRLAREIVTELHGPQPAQEAEARFQAIYQEKALPEEADEWTFTREEWEQLRAAALRLQDEIADNPALARGLPLQSDEERAETFPMSVGWGRDLTQYEHRVALPHLLVLKGAASSKGEARRLIRQGAVEIDGRPCTDFVAMIREGAVIRVGKRRFFRIVDADKHGEGR
- a CDS encoding bifunctional riboflavin kinase/FAD synthetase — protein: MSESVSPVEELSAVRVERETALTVGVFDGVHRGHLHVLNTLKRRAAERGFASGVITLHPHPALVLNPSTPIVYLTTIEERVELLRASGVDFVVPLTFTLDLARFSAREFVTLLVEKLRMRFLLIGPDFALGRGREGGPALLSQLASEMNFELEKVGPFVEKGQVISSSTVRVALQEGDLETVAHLLGRPFSLHGPVVHGVERGKVMGFPTANIGVGSGMALPPFGVYVTRAHIGAATYDSVTNIGRRPTFDNGERTVEVYIMDFDGDLYGAEVRIDVLKRLRGEVRFASVDELAEQIRRDVADARGYLASHR